A section of the Brachyhypopomus gauderio isolate BG-103 chromosome 13, BGAUD_0.2, whole genome shotgun sequence genome encodes:
- the tpi1b gene encoding triosephosphate isomerase B, producing the protein MSSRKFFVGGNWKMNGDKKSLGELINTLNSAKINADTEVVCGAPTIYLDFTRSKLEAKIGVAAQNCYKVAKGAFTGEISPAMIKDCGVEWVILGHSERRHVFGESDELIGQKVAHALENGLGVIACIGEKLDEREAGITEKVVFAQTKVIADNVKDWSKVVIAYEPVWAIGTGKTASPQQAQEVHDKLRQWMKAKISEDVANSVRIIYGGSVTGGTCKELASQKDVDGFLVGGASLKPEFVDIINAKA; encoded by the exons ATGAGTAGCAGGAAATTCTTTGTCGGTGGCAATTGGAAGATGAATGGAGACAAAAAGAGCCTTGGAGAGCTCATTAACACCCTGAATAGCGCCAAGATCAACGCTGACACTG aggtggtgtgtggtgcCCCTACCATTTACCTTGACTTCACCAGATCGAAGCTTGAAGCTAAGATTGGTGTGGCTGCACAAAACTGTTACAAGGTTGCCAAGGGCGCCTTCACTGGAGAGATCAG CCCTGCGATGATTAAGgactgtggtgtggagtgggtgATTTTGGGACACTCTGAACGACGCCATGTTTTTGGAGAGAGTGATGAG CTGATTGGACAGAAGGTGGCTCATGCACTTGAGAACGGTCTGGGTGTGATTGCCTGCATCGGTGAGAAGCTGGACGAGCGGGAGGCTGGCATCACTGAGAAGGTCGTCTTTGCACAGACCAAAGTCATCGCAG ACAATGTTAAGGACTGGAGTAAAGTGGTAATTGCTTACGAGCCTGTCTGGGCCATCGGCACAGGAAAAACCGCCTCACCACAACAG GCCCAGGAGGTGCATGATAAGCTCAGGCAGTGGATGAAGGCAAAAATCTCTGAAGATGTTGCTAACTCTGTTAGGATAATCTATGGAG GTTCTGTGACAGGGGGCACCTGCAAGGAGCTAGCGTCCCAGAAAGATGTTGATGGTTTCCTGGTGGGCGGAGCTTCACTGAAGCCTGAGTTTGTTGACATAATCAATGCAAAAGCTTAA
- the lpcat3 gene encoding lysophospholipid acyltransferase 5 has protein sequence MAAPLMEKLSEYLGSPEPAVRLILSILIGYPLALVYRRFLFHQSASVIHLFHTLSGLSLAVFNFGSQVYHSALCIVVQFLFLRLMGRTLTGVLSSFIFQMMYLLTAYYYTATEEYDIKWTMPHCVLTLKLIGLSFDYYDGGKEPSQLSAEQKNAALLETPSLLEVCGFSYFYGGFLVGPQFTLCNYLRLVNREMSDSPGHVPNSGIPALKRFCLGLGCLLIFTIFGPYYPDSYYLTDEYEAQPFWYRCVYILLWAKVNLYKYVSCWLITEGVCVFSGLGYNGRNENGEVMWDACANMRVWMYETTPLFTGTISSFNINTNAWVARHIFKRLKFLGNKMASQFATLLFLAIWHGLHSGYLLCFSMEFIIVNVEKQAQALVKDSPTLMSVAHSPFYPLVYLVQQFIHWLFMGYPLVPFCLFTYDKWLKVYSSVYFCGHIFFFTAYLLLPYLRKALVPRKTKSNNKED, from the exons ATGGCGGCTCCCTTGATGGAGAAATTGTCGGAATATTTAGGTTCACCTGAACCGGCGGTTCGATTGATTCTGTCTATTTTAATAG GTTATCCTTTAGCGCTGGTCTACCGGCGGTTCCTGTTTCATCAGTCTGCATCTGTCATTCATCTGTTCCACACTCTCTCAGGGCTCTCCCTGGCCGTGTTTAACTTTG GGTCTCAGGTGTATCATTCCGCATTATGTATAGTGGTGCAGTTCCTCTTTCTGAGGCTCATGGGAAGGACACTGACTGGGGTGTTGAGCAGCTTTATCTTTCAGATG ATGTATCTCCTAACTGCGTATTACTACACCGCTACAGAGGAGTATGATATAAAGTGGACCATGCCGCACTGCGTGCTCACCCTCAAACTCATCG GTCTGTCATTTGATTACTACGATGGTGGAAAAGAACCA TCTCAGCTGAGCGCGGAGCAGAAGAACGCTGCCCTGTTGGAGACGCCGTCCCTCTTGGAGGTTTGCGGTTTCTCCTACTTCTACGGCGGCTTCCTGGTGGGGCCCCAGTTCACCCTTTGTAACTACCTGAGGCTGGTCAACCGAGAGATGAGCGACTCACCTGGCCACGTGCCTAACAG TGGGATCCCTGCACTGAAGCGTTTCTGTTTGGGCTTGGGCTGTTTGTTGATATTCACGATATTTGGGCCATACTATCCAGACAGCTACTACCTTACAGATGAGTATGAG GCCCAGCCATTTTGGTACAGATGTGTTTACATTCTTCTGTGGGCTAAAGTAAACCTCTACAAATATGTTAGCTGCTGGCTAATAACG GAGGGCGTGTGCGTCTTCTCCGGCCTGGGCTACAACGGGCGCAATGAGAacggtgaggtgatgtgggacGCCTGCGCGAACATGAGGGTGTGGATGTACGAGACCACGCCCCTCTTCACGGGCACCATCAGCTCCTTCAACATCAACACAAACGCTTGGGTGGCCAG GCACATTTTTAAGAGGCTGAAGTTCCTGGGGAACAAGATGGCTTCACAGTTTGCCACGCTGTTGTTCCTGGCCATCTGGCATGGCCTGCACTCCGGCTACCTCCTCTGCTTCTCCATGGAGTTCATCATCGTCAACGTGGAGAAGCAG GCCCAGGCCCTGGTGAAGGACAGCCCCACGCTGATGTCTGTGGCCCACAGCCCCTTTTACCCCCTGGTGTACCTGGTACAACAGTTCATCCACTGGCTGTTCATGGGTTACCCTCTGGTACCCTTCTGCCTCTTCACCTACGACAAGTGGCTGAAG GTTTATTCATCGGTGTATTTCTGCGGCCACATCTTTTTCTTCACTGCCTATCTTCTACTACCTTACCTCCGTAAGGCCCTGGTGCCTCGCAAAACCAAGAGTAACAACAAGGAGGACTAG